From the Priestia koreensis genome, one window contains:
- the cdiI gene encoding ribonuclease toxin immunity protein CdiI, with translation MEDKNKKLVNYYFQVLGDYRFLKALEKLSGGEGYGIEHVWSVFAEDYEEWEEDYFGDEGIAFYFDYPAVEEDEEVIIDYETLFIYLKEITGAYIARHPENESEIGKYMNKIKERYQIKK, from the coding sequence ATGGAAGATAAAAATAAGAAACTAGTTAATTACTATTTCCAAGTTCTAGGAGATTACAGATTTTTAAAAGCATTAGAAAAACTATCTGGTGGAGAAGGGTATGGAATAGAGCATGTTTGGTCTGTATTTGCTGAAGACTATGAAGAATGGGAAGAGGATTACTTTGGAGATGAAGGGATAGCCTTTTATTTCGATTATCCTGCAGTAGAAGAGGATGAAGAAGTAATAATAGACTATGAAACTTTATTTATATATTTAAAAGAAATAACTGGTGCTTATATAGCGAGACATCCAGAAAATGAGTCAGAGATAGGAAAATATATGAATAAAATTAAAGAGAGATATCAGATAAAGAAATAA
- a CDS encoding CdiA family toxin C-terminal domain-containing protein — MMVVPSWSIKLILGGTEQERDLGEMPFYMEGVVMIWHIYQTNENDNARSDKRRRYIVRKKNKGIVCEHNMENFENAFIESGWDLQSCIISKRQHSTIEGIYEIEYGLPALNREGNIIPGELKEVRKPKTVYDPKIILHEQILKCGEEAMKNGEIVGRKITGIYKNGVKFEGYIDETTGKITNFFPTLND, encoded by the coding sequence ATGATGGTTGTACCATCATGGAGCATAAAGTTAATACTTGGAGGAACTGAACAAGAACGAGACTTAGGCGAGATGCCATTTTACATGGAAGGGGTAGTTATGATATGGCATATCTACCAAACTAACGAGAACGACAACGCTCGTAGCGATAAACGTAGAAGATATATAGTTAGAAAGAAAAATAAAGGAATTGTCTGTGAGCATAATATGGAGAATTTTGAGAATGCATTTATTGAAAGTGGATGGGATTTACAAAGTTGTATTATATCCAAGAGACAACACTCTACAATCGAAGGTATTTACGAAATTGAATATGGATTACCTGCGTTAAATAGAGAGGGGAATATTATACCTGGAGAACTTAAAGAAGTTCGAAAACCGAAAACAGTTTATGATCCAAAGATAATTTTACATGAACAAATTTTAAAGTGCGGTGAAGAAGCGATGAAAAATGGTGAAATAGTTGGAAGGAAAATTACAGGAATCTATAAAAATGGTGTTAAATTTGAAGGTTATATTGATGAAACAACAGGGAAAATAACAAATTTCTTCCCAACTTTAAATGATTAG
- a CDS encoding immunity protein YezG family protein, producing MEQEMNQLYRKIAETVNAMIPEKWVKFCVYAQVSETGGGTYFFYNTPEDEFNYKYSLELPFEFNINNEQFNQRERNLFELSDKPRKVFSDYQQELWYSFTLSLDNNGNFKIHYDYTNWFDTNYSFDDQLILWECKYLGNKPDDVESKDLIERYLNEYPDNPI from the coding sequence ATGGAACAAGAAATGAACCAACTATATAGAAAAATTGCTGAAACGGTTAATGCAATGATTCCAGAAAAGTGGGTTAAATTTTGTGTGTACGCTCAAGTTTCAGAAACCGGTGGAGGAACATATTTTTTCTATAATACCCCTGAGGATGAGTTTAACTATAAATATAGCTTAGAACTTCCTTTTGAATTTAATATTAATAACGAGCAGTTTAATCAAAGAGAGAGAAATCTTTTTGAACTGAGTGACAAACCAAGAAAAGTTTTCAGTGACTATCAGCAAGAGCTGTGGTATTCATTTACCTTATCTCTAGATAATAATGGAAATTTTAAAATTCACTATGATTATACTAACTGGTTTGATACAAATTATAGCTTTGATGATCAGTTAATTTTATGGGAGTGTAAATATTTAGGTAATAAACCCGATGATGTTGAGAGCAAAGATCTGATTGAAAGATATTTAAACGAATATCCAGATAATCCAATTTAA
- a CDS encoding toxin-antitoxin system YwqK family antitoxin: protein MENKMDVLSKEYVLEQGIDFDEELWFTSYSDEVLDSSEDEDGKPFTGLAYELYENGNLAYYCYYKNGFKEGNYVKFHHNGKVKSIDYMIKGQTRGIRKIWYESEELKYEGTFKFGICLKYTEWDKQGNIIRQKIAPTKEALGLITRLSDCNNNE from the coding sequence TTGGAAAATAAGATGGATGTATTAAGTAAAGAATATGTATTAGAACAGGGTATAGATTTTGATGAAGAACTATGGTTTACCTCTTACAGCGATGAAGTGCTGGATAGCTCAGAAGATGAAGATGGAAAACCTTTTACTGGATTAGCTTATGAGTTATATGAAAATGGGAATCTAGCGTATTACTGTTATTATAAGAATGGTTTTAAAGAAGGGAATTATGTTAAATTTCACCATAATGGGAAAGTTAAATCTATAGATTACATGATAAAAGGACAAACAAGAGGTATAAGAAAAATTTGGTATGAAAGCGAAGAACTCAAATATGAAGGAACGTTCAAGTTTGGCATTTGTTTAAAATATACTGAATGGGATAAACAAGGGAATATAATTAGGCAAAAAATTGCTCCAACAAAAGAGGCGTTAGGACTAATTACCCGATTATCTGATTGTAATAATAATGAATAA
- a CDS encoding YwqJ-related putative deaminase — protein MRSFPKDIEFVNPSDKGTGEVSNSSEKLSKIEYLRNIYGQFTPQELNHRINLRGAVEKEVERLNTLGLTKNEMGPAVAGTSDKSTGKYYFGINNTDGDIPVTLHPIIRDRIENMPSSVRDGYKFTYGAGSHAEVYSLNQALLANFNAQPTDFITHVVTSDKKLKPAGMMMPTCPHCNFITEGFEFSLEVKSIGK, from the coding sequence TTGAGATCTTTTCCTAAAGATATTGAATTTGTAAATCCATCTGATAAGGGTACGGGTGAAGTTTCTAATAGTAGTGAAAAATTAAGTAAAATAGAATACTTGCGTAATATATATGGTCAATTTACTCCACAAGAATTAAATCATAGAATTAATTTGCGTGGTGCTGTAGAAAAAGAGGTTGAAAGATTAAATACATTAGGGCTAACCAAAAACGAAATGGGTCCAGCGGTTGCAGGAACATCTGATAAAAGTACTGGAAAATATTATTTTGGAATTAACAATACTGACGGTGATATTCCAGTTACATTGCACCCAATCATTAGGGATCGGATAGAGAACATGCCTAGCAGTGTTAGAGATGGTTATAAGTTTACGTATGGAGCAGGTTCCCACGCAGAGGTATACTCCTTGAATCAGGCATTACTTGCGAATTTCAACGCACAGCCAACAGATTTTATTACCCACGTCGTAACATCTGATAAGAAATTGAAACCGGCTGGTATGATGATGCCAACCTGTCCGCATTGTAATTTTATTACTGAAGGATTTGAATTTAGTTTAGAGGTGAAAAGTATTGGAAAATAA
- a CDS encoding SMI1/KNR4 family protein, translated as MSKVQWRSADEPITRDEVRHVEQELGFKFPLDYIECIMDNNGAHVSPEVFEVKGKRKVFGTLLTYDMDDDENIIEVFNDYKDTLPLELIPFAFDPAGNLICFDYKDDRNKPTVVFWEHENAGEKEMLMRKEGLTEEKVEELARENVFYIADTFSDFLDKLHD; from the coding sequence ATGAGTAAGGTACAATGGAGATCAGCAGATGAGCCTATTACACGAGATGAGGTAAGGCATGTTGAGCAGGAGTTAGGTTTTAAATTTCCCTTAGATTATATAGAATGTATTATGGATAATAATGGAGCACACGTTAGCCCAGAAGTGTTTGAAGTTAAAGGGAAAAGGAAGGTTTTTGGTACGTTGTTAACGTACGATATGGATGATGATGAAAATATTATAGAAGTATTTAATGACTATAAAGATACACTTCCGTTAGAGTTAATTCCTTTTGCTTTTGACCCAGCAGGGAATCTAATATGCTTTGATTATAAAGACGATAGAAATAAGCCTACGGTAGTATTTTGGGAACATGAAAATGCTGGTGAAAAAGAGATGTTAATGCGAAAAGAAGGATTAACAGAAGAAAAAGTAGAAGAACTAGCAAGAGAAAATGTATTTTATATCGCAGATACATTCAGTGACTTTTTAGATAAGTTACATGATTGA
- a CDS encoding HNH endonuclease, giving the protein MKGVDYDILGFPIFKGEAVEFQTTLDKRMFKASDDRQFKLCTQALKESIEKGEISEEVFTTKQLRDIYNGEARIKGLTWHHHQVPGKIQLVVSKTHKVNHLGGN; this is encoded by the coding sequence TTGAAAGGTGTAGATTATGACATATTAGGCTTTCCAATTTTTAAAGGAGAGGCTGTTGAATTTCAAACGACATTGGATAAAAGAATGTTTAAAGCGTCTGATGATAGGCAATTTAAGTTATGTACGCAGGCTTTAAAAGAATCAATAGAAAAAGGAGAAATATCAGAAGAAGTATTTACAACAAAACAACTCAGGGATATATATAACGGAGAGGCTAGAATAAAAGGGTTGACTTGGCATCACCATCAAGTACCTGGTAAGATTCAATTAGTAGTGTCTAAGACACATAAAGTTAATCATTTAGGTGGAAATTAA
- a CDS encoding immunity protein YezG family protein: MKEFKDQFSELQGDMISICLEYVEDRADKVYVYGSCEEGITASAFFFLINDIYVKPHKLNDAVKGSDEKYDTSSTRNLMVLNILNEDIEKVSVLCKEHQREMPTEMKLIYDVKSGKFKAEYKYDFMYIHDDIKTSDDIYDEWFEEVKKSKL; this comes from the coding sequence ATGAAAGAATTTAAAGATCAGTTTAGTGAGTTGCAAGGGGATATGATCTCGATTTGCCTAGAATATGTTGAAGATCGAGCTGATAAAGTCTATGTGTATGGGTCGTGTGAAGAAGGAATTACAGCAAGTGCCTTTTTTTTCTTAATTAATGATATTTACGTAAAACCACACAAATTGAATGATGCGGTAAAAGGCAGCGATGAAAAATATGACACATCTTCTACACGGAATTTAATGGTATTAAATATTTTAAATGAGGACATTGAAAAAGTCAGTGTATTATGCAAAGAGCATCAGAGAGAAATGCCAACCGAAATGAAATTAATCTATGATGTGAAGAGTGGAAAGTTTAAAGCCGAATACAAATATGATTTCATGTACATTCATGACGACATTAAAACATCCGATGATATTTATGATGAATGGTTTGAGGAAGTTAAAAAAAGCAAACTCTAA
- a CDS encoding DUF6572 domain-containing protein, whose translation MSILDKNKIDGIGKSIGENKLALMIADHLDWENELQHLTLLQDKINAYVSFIESGQIYSVYPDAKLVDGFIFDLRFKYKPIENCNQLLEVFRNNTQYLRIEFEIYES comes from the coding sequence GTGTCGATATTAGACAAAAATAAGATAGATGGAATTGGCAAGAGTATAGGTGAAAATAAGTTAGCCTTAATGATTGCAGACCATTTAGATTGGGAAAATGAACTTCAGCACCTAACATTATTACAAGATAAAATTAATGCCTATGTATCTTTTATCGAAAGTGGGCAAATCTATAGTGTTTATCCAGATGCTAAGTTAGTAGATGGCTTTATATTTGATTTAAGATTTAAATATAAACCAATTGAAAATTGCAATCAATTATTGGAGGTTTTCAGGAATAATACCCAATATTTGAGAATTGAGTTTGAAATATATGAATCTTAA
- a CDS encoding toxin encodes MRNVLSTQATERLIPAVEKGQRVYRAVANEVKNTMKKIREIKLVPKSIKVFQTDGAPIPIWMVDDWYKVKDLGRMFSVGGRGTKGTGNAEKGNSDLLDNTGRFKDAELQTKYDLYCNRKYKNGEAPKEPLEWKKASEKWAPLKEQGQEFSDESFNLFSQQYENAEREITIVTHEGTKVRVDAIASDEYGNVIIQEYKSSTTAPYTTNQEKGFPELKNSGGAVVGEGKGDFSRGYEVPSGTRPQIVRPEGTSYFDE; translated from the coding sequence ATGCGGAATGTTTTAAGCACACAAGCTACTGAGCGCCTCATTCCAGCCGTTGAAAAAGGACAGCGAGTTTACCGCGCTGTTGCAAATGAAGTCAAAAATACCATGAAAAAAATCCGCGAAATCAAACTCGTCCCAAAATCAATCAAAGTTTTCCAAACAGATGGCGCTCCTATTCCTATATGGATGGTAGACGACTGGTACAAGGTGAAAGACCTCGGCCGGATGTTTTCGGTTGGGGGTAGGGGTACTAAGGGTACGGGTAACGCTGAAAAGGGGAATTCTGATTTACTTGATAATACCGGTAGGTTTAAAGATGCTGAGTTGCAAACGAAGTATGATTTATATTGTAATAGGAAATATAAGAATGGTGAAGCGCCTAAAGAGCCACTAGAGTGGAAAAAAGCAAGTGAAAAATGGGCACCACTTAAAGAACAGGGGCAAGAATTTTCTGATGAAAGTTTTAATCTATTTTCACAGCAGTATGAAAATGCTGAACGGGAAATAACCATTGTTACGCATGAAGGCACCAAGGTAAGAGTTGACGCAATTGCATCTGATGAATATGGGAATGTTATTATACAAGAATATAAAAGTTCCACTACTGCTCCATATACTACTAATCAAGAAAAGGGATTCCCTGAATTGAAGAATTCTGGTGGGGCAGTGGTAGGTGAAGGAAAGGGGGATTTTTCACGGGGATACGAAGTGCCTAGTGGAACACGACCGCAAATTGTTCGTCCTGAAGGGACAAGTTATTTTGATGAATAA
- a CDS encoding antitoxin YezG family protein: MEKEMNRLYREIAETVNEMIPEEWEKFYFYAQISETGGGTYFFYNTPENRQCFNYSVKIPFNYAIDKEEFKKNKRKLFELSDELRNVFKDNEQELWYSFTMSLESSGTFKLHYDYTNWFDTEYSFSDQTIIWKNKYLGEVPNDEKYKALIDKYYSEFLNNPI, translated from the coding sequence ATGGAAAAGGAAATGAATAGATTATATAGAGAAATAGCTGAAACAGTTAATGAAATGATTCCAGAAGAATGGGAGAAATTTTATTTTTATGCTCAGATATCGGAAACTGGAGGGGGAACGTACTTTTTTTATAATACACCTGAAAATAGACAATGCTTTAATTATAGTGTGAAAATCCCATTTAACTATGCTATTGACAAAGAAGAATTTAAAAAAAATAAAAGAAAGTTGTTTGAGTTGAGTGATGAACTAAGAAATGTTTTTAAAGATAATGAGCAAGAACTTTGGTACTCTTTTACAATGTCCCTAGAGAGTAGTGGGACATTTAAGTTACATTATGATTATACAAATTGGTTTGATACGGAATATAGTTTTAGTGACCAAACGATTATTTGGAAAAATAAATACTTAGGCGAAGTACCAAATGATGAAAAGTATAAAGCGTTAATCGATAAATATTATAGTGAATTTCTTAATAACCCCATTTAA
- a CDS encoding T6SS immunity protein Tdi1 domain-containing protein has product MEQYLKDFKLHNKVPSEIIEKYKHVVPNEIINLWSNYGFGTFMQGYFKSVNPEGFKEILEESSQRYKDSIVLFATGMGDLVIWSDGYVRLLNYRYGIVKTIMFTFEFFFQNIADLEFRDEDLSWQPYPEALKQYNELDYEECFGYTPLLGLGGAEKVENLKKVKLKEHILIITSFMGPVQ; this is encoded by the coding sequence ATGGAACAATATTTAAAAGATTTTAAGTTGCATAATAAAGTTCCGAGTGAAATCATTGAAAAGTATAAACATGTAGTACCTAATGAAATAATAAATTTATGGAGTAATTATGGATTTGGTACATTTATGCAAGGGTATTTTAAAAGTGTAAATCCAGAGGGATTTAAAGAGATTTTGGAGGAGAGTAGTCAAAGATATAAGGATTCAATAGTATTATTTGCTACGGGTATGGGAGACTTGGTTATTTGGTCAGATGGATATGTTAGATTACTTAATTACAGGTATGGTATAGTAAAGACCATTATGTTTACATTTGAATTTTTCTTTCAAAATATTGCTGATTTAGAATTTAGAGATGAAGATTTATCTTGGCAACCTTATCCCGAAGCGCTTAAACAATATAATGAGTTAGATTACGAGGAGTGTTTTGGTTATACACCTCTATTAGGTTTAGGTGGAGCAGAAAAAGTTGAGAACTTAAAAAAGGTCAAATTAAAGGAACATATTCTTATTATTACTAGTTTTATGGGGCCAGTACAATAA
- a CDS encoding polymorphic toxin type 15 domain-containing protein — MKKIGEIKLVPKSIKSFQPVGVPIPPIWMVDDWYKVKDLGRMFSVGGRGTKGTGKHLNDVPKIKEIEVNFNRNVKHDSEEFARQLKDQEKGMNELTVDEYLKNRERYIAQGRAIEGNAAQQAAREEAYVQKVNELQREGLTLSNAKKKAKEWLDTQAALHNPDQIAGGKAEIIGGMGDKRINSSIGSQWRYRIDIVDKQIKELAKNMTPEQLKSTYLNVKLTH, encoded by the coding sequence ATGAAAAAAATCGGCGAAATCAAACTCGTCCCAAAATCAATCAAATCCTTCCAACCGGTTGGCGTTCCTATTCCTCCTATATGGATGGTAGACGACTGGTACAAGGTGAAAGACCTCGGGCGGATGTTTTCGGTTGGTGGTAGGGGTACTAAGGGTACCGGTAAGCATTTAAATGATGTACCTAAAATAAAAGAAATTGAAGTGAACTTTAATAGAAATGTAAAACATGATTCAGAAGAGTTTGCGAGACAATTAAAAGACCAAGAAAAAGGTATGAATGAGCTTACAGTGGATGAGTATTTAAAAAATCGTGAAAGATACATAGCACAGGGGCGAGCTATTGAAGGTAATGCTGCTCAACAAGCTGCTAGAGAAGAAGCTTATGTACAAAAGGTAAATGAACTACAAAGAGAAGGATTAACGTTATCAAATGCCAAGAAAAAAGCCAAGGAATGGCTAGATACTCAAGCTGCACTTCACAACCCTGACCAGATAGCAGGTGGAAAGGCAGAAATAATAGGAGGTATGGGAGATAAAAGGATTAATTCTTCTATAGGTAGTCAATGGCGGTATAGAATTGATATTGTTGATAAACAAATTAAGGAATTAGCCAAAAACATGACACCAGAACAACTAAAAAGTACTTATTTGAATGTAAAATTAACACATTAG
- a CDS encoding SMI1/KNR4 family protein produces the protein MKIDEKTSIKPFPSDERIAWFEQSYSIKLPQSYIDFLKRYNGATPITNVLKFDRQEYVIERFLCLLDNPKEHLEDGWYDLTSVLTQLDGRLIDDEELIGMNVIPIAAMFAGDFICLDFRNSVNPEVVIWDHEESEELEPVTTVVASDFEGFLAVLS, from the coding sequence ATGAAAATAGATGAAAAAACTAGTATTAAACCTTTTCCGAGTGATGAAAGAATAGCTTGGTTTGAACAATCATATAGCATTAAATTGCCACAGTCATATATTGATTTTTTAAAAAGGTATAATGGGGCTACACCTATCACTAATGTATTGAAGTTTGATAGGCAGGAATATGTAATAGAAAGGTTTTTATGTTTATTGGATAATCCCAAAGAACATTTAGAAGATGGATGGTATGACTTAACCTCTGTTTTAACGCAATTAGATGGTAGGCTTATTGATGATGAAGAATTAATTGGTATGAATGTTATACCAATAGCTGCTATGTTTGCTGGGGATTTTATTTGTTTAGATTTTAGAAATAGTGTGAATCCTGAAGTTGTTATCTGGGATCATGAAGAATCGGAAGAATTAGAGCCAGTAACGACGGTGGTTGCGAGTGATTTTGAAGGATTTTTAGCTGTGTTATCATGA
- a CDS encoding HNH endonuclease → MSGNKKFEDVIDDYAKLYAEKIGSNAVWSWADDVIGGNGLNYRQRKEIRLQAIEKGLIPDVPFKDGTKYPDFSKVEGLIEKIDYLPEEFWRGTDREQFNWLDSRIEGGRPKGMTWHHSEIDGKMELVPFGIHNIINHKGGRSPGHWAHIGKR, encoded by the coding sequence GTGTCAGGTAATAAGAAGTTTGAAGATGTTATTGATGATTATGCCAAACTGTATGCTGAAAAGATTGGATCCAATGCCGTATGGAGTTGGGCAGATGATGTTATTGGTGGAAATGGATTAAATTATAGACAAAGAAAAGAAATTAGATTACAAGCTATAGAGAAAGGTTTAATACCAGATGTTCCGTTTAAAGATGGAACAAAATACCCTGATTTTTCTAAAGTGGAGGGATTAATAGAAAAGATTGACTATCTACCAGAGGAATTTTGGAGGGGAACGGATAGAGAACAGTTTAATTGGCTAGATAGTAGAATTGAAGGTGGAAGGCCTAAGGGAATGACGTGGCATCATTCTGAAATTGATGGAAAGATGGAGTTGGTTCCATTTGGCATTCACAATATTATAAATCATAAAGGTGGACGAAGCCCTGGACATTGGGCACATATAGGTAAGAGATAG